One region of Chryseobacterium sp. SORGH_AS_0447 genomic DNA includes:
- a CDS encoding ABC transporter permease produces MNNIFLITKREFLTQVKKKSFIILTLLAPILLIGFASVIGLMFKANESHNIIEVVDKSGLFKNQLKSTDKLEYVFVSMADEKAKMNNLKSNESLDGILILPELRDQNYDGLLQNTRLVINNKIGFDTKQKIASDINEVIKKEKIKKLGIAEIQLDNLDKGFSLKTINVSENNKEDSDLAFGVKSVLSMLLMYVTFMFIIIYGVRVMRSVLEEKNNRVVEIIISSVKPFELMMGKILGVTMVALTQFLVWITMSVIGALVLNTGFSTIPKNIPGGNEEMMSKFDILQMGTQISHSLLELNFPLIIFVFIVFFLLGYIFYSSIYAAIGSAVDNETETQQFTLFAILPLMVGMYGSFTFMNNPDGPLGFWLSIIPFTSPVAMIARIPYGVPAWQIILSIVLLLGTTIFMIFLAGKIYRVGILMYGNKATLKEIWKWIKG; encoded by the coding sequence ATGAATAATATTTTTTTAATTACAAAAAGGGAGTTTCTTACGCAGGTTAAGAAAAAATCCTTCATTATACTTACTTTGCTGGCTCCTATCCTTTTAATCGGTTTTGCCAGTGTGATCGGGCTGATGTTCAAAGCGAATGAGTCACACAATATCATTGAGGTAGTAGATAAAAGCGGACTATTTAAAAATCAACTAAAATCTACCGATAAGCTTGAATACGTTTTCGTTTCCATGGCAGATGAGAAGGCTAAAATGAATAACCTGAAAAGCAATGAATCATTGGACGGGATATTGATTCTGCCGGAATTAAGAGACCAAAACTATGATGGGCTTTTGCAGAATACAAGGCTGGTGATCAACAATAAAATAGGCTTTGATACGAAGCAGAAAATCGCTTCGGACATCAATGAGGTCATTAAAAAGGAAAAGATTAAAAAACTGGGTATTGCTGAAATCCAACTGGATAATCTCGATAAAGGTTTTAGTTTAAAAACCATTAATGTTTCCGAAAATAATAAGGAAGACTCAGATCTTGCTTTTGGGGTAAAAAGTGTTCTGAGCATGCTTCTGATGTATGTTACTTTTATGTTCATTATTATCTACGGAGTCCGGGTGATGAGAAGCGTATTGGAGGAAAAAAACAACCGGGTGGTGGAAATTATTATCTCTTCTGTAAAGCCTTTCGAGCTGATGATGGGAAAAATCCTTGGCGTGACGATGGTTGCACTGACGCAGTTTTTGGTTTGGATTACAATGTCCGTTATCGGAGCATTGGTTCTGAATACAGGGTTCTCAACAATTCCGAAAAATATTCCTGGCGGTAATGAGGAAATGATGAGTAAATTTGATATCCTGCAGATGGGAACCCAGATTTCCCACAGCCTGCTGGAGCTTAATTTCCCGTTGATTATTTTCGTATTCATTGTATTTTTCCTGTTGGGATATATTTTTTACAGCTCTATTTATGCAGCGATCGGCTCTGCAGTAGATAATGAGACCGAAACGCAGCAGTTTACCTTATTTGCTATTTTGCCTTTAATGGTGGGGATGTACGGAAGTTTTACATTTATGAACAATCCGGATGGCCCACTTGGCTTCTGGCTTTCTATTATCCCATTTACTTCACCGGTTGCGATGATTGCGAGAATTCCTTACGGGGTACCCGCTTGGCAGATTATCCTATCGATTGTACTGCTTTTGGGAACAACAATTTTCATGATCTTCCTGGCCGGGAAAATTTACAGGGTCGGAATTTTAATGTATGGAAATAAAGCAACGTTAAAAGAAATCTGGAAATGGATTAAAGGATAA
- a CDS encoding ABC transporter ATP-binding protein, whose translation MLKAEHIRKTYNAGKKVALDDFSIHVPKGSVYGLLGPNGAGKTSFIRIINQITQADSGNIQINGQNLNPDHIKDIGYMPEERGLYKNMTVGDQLLYFGELKGMKKSDALQEAKKWFDKLHIDQWWKKKLSELSKGMAQKIQFVVTILHRPHLLILDEPFSGFDPVNANLIKDQIIDLKNNGTTIILSTHRMESVEEMCDYVALINHSKKIIDGRVFDVREKFKKNIFGITLSDVNDSQLEAFRSKYEIFNMNHENSLLSFDLKNAADQNHILLDLINVGKVRSFDEKIPSMNEVFINAVSTDS comes from the coding sequence ATGCTAAAAGCCGAACATATAAGAAAGACCTACAATGCAGGCAAAAAGGTGGCTTTGGATGATTTCAGCATCCATGTTCCGAAAGGCAGCGTATATGGTCTTCTGGGTCCGAACGGAGCCGGGAAAACCTCTTTCATCCGCATCATCAATCAGATTACGCAGGCTGATTCCGGAAACATCCAGATCAACGGACAAAATCTCAATCCAGACCATATCAAAGACATCGGCTACATGCCTGAAGAACGCGGATTGTATAAAAACATGACGGTCGGCGACCAGCTTCTTTATTTCGGTGAGCTGAAAGGTATGAAAAAGAGCGATGCGCTTCAGGAAGCCAAAAAATGGTTCGACAAACTTCATATCGACCAGTGGTGGAAGAAAAAACTGTCTGAACTTTCTAAAGGGATGGCTCAAAAAATCCAGTTTGTAGTAACCATTCTCCACCGTCCGCATCTCCTGATCCTTGATGAGCCGTTTTCGGGTTTTGATCCTGTAAATGCCAATCTGATCAAAGACCAAATCATCGACCTGAAAAACAACGGAACGACCATCATCCTATCGACCCACCGGATGGAAAGTGTGGAAGAAATGTGTGATTATGTTGCTCTGATCAATCATTCCAAAAAGATTATCGACGGGCGGGTTTTCGATGTTCGGGAAAAATTCAAAAAAAATATTTTCGGGATTACCCTTTCTGACGTAAATGATTCCCAGCTGGAAGCTTTCAGGAGCAAATACGAGATTTTCAATATGAATCATGAGAACAGTCTTCTTTCTTTTGACCTGAAAAATGCAGCCGATCAGAACCACATTCTCTTGGACCTGATCAACGTAGGAAAGGTAAGATCATTCGATGAAAAAATTCCGAGCATGAATGAAGTTTTTATTAATGCGGTAAGCACCGATTCTTAA
- a CDS encoding T9SS type A sorting domain-containing protein has product MRKLLLLLIFLAGFVGFSNNVKAQIKEPAAFSQKSDDGVLVAYPNPAKDFLIVKAKDQNLKIKSVIFYSILGTQVASYSVNMNSGEINIEKLKPGKYLIRYILSDNTMKVTQIVKQ; this is encoded by the coding sequence ATGAGAAAACTTTTACTTTTGTTAATCTTTTTAGCCGGTTTTGTTGGATTTTCCAACAATGTAAAGGCGCAAATTAAGGAGCCGGCTGCCTTCTCTCAGAAGTCTGATGATGGGGTACTTGTTGCTTATCCAAATCCTGCTAAGGACTTTCTTATCGTTAAAGCAAAAGATCAGAACCTAAAAATAAAAAGCGTAATTTTTTATTCTATTTTAGGTACACAGGTCGCCAGCTATTCGGTAAACATGAATTCAGGGGAGATCAATATTGAAAAATTAAAGCCCGGTAAATACCTGATCCGGTATATTTTGAGTGACAACACCATGAAGGTCACGCAAATTGTAAAACAATAA
- the hemB gene encoding porphobilinogen synthase, producing the protein MIHSRNRRLRVNESMRSLVRECTLTTNDFVMPIFVMEGENKEEPIPSMPGIFRRSIDLTVKECKELFSLGVKAVNLYMKVSDDLKDNTGKEAWNKNGLMQNTIRAIKDAVPEMIIMPDVALDPYSIYGHDGIIENGKIVNDATNDALARMSVSHAEAGADIVAPSDMMDGRVQVIREALEENGFTDVGILSYAAKYASSFYGPFRSALDSAPKDNMEIPKDKKTYQMDFHNSREALNEVFKDIEEGADIIMIKPGLPYLDIVTKVREAIDLPVAVYNVSGEYAMVKAAAQNGWLDNDKTIIESLTCIKRAGADMIFTYFSKEAAMLLNG; encoded by the coding sequence ATGATACATTCAAGAAATAGAAGGCTAAGGGTAAACGAATCCATGAGAAGTCTGGTAAGAGAATGCACCCTTACCACCAACGATTTTGTAATGCCGATCTTCGTAATGGAGGGCGAAAATAAAGAAGAACCGATCCCGTCGATGCCGGGAATTTTCAGGAGAAGTATTGATCTGACGGTGAAGGAATGTAAGGAGCTGTTTTCTTTAGGCGTAAAAGCGGTAAATCTGTATATGAAAGTGTCGGATGACCTTAAAGACAATACCGGTAAAGAGGCATGGAATAAAAACGGACTGATGCAGAACACCATCAGAGCCATTAAAGATGCTGTTCCGGAAATGATCATTATGCCCGATGTCGCGCTGGACCCGTATTCAATCTATGGCCACGACGGAATCATCGAAAACGGGAAAATTGTAAATGATGCCACCAATGACGCGTTGGCCAGAATGTCGGTGTCACATGCAGAAGCAGGGGCTGACATTGTAGCACCCAGCGACATGATGGACGGAAGGGTTCAGGTAATCCGTGAGGCATTGGAAGAAAACGGATTTACAGATGTGGGGATTTTGAGCTATGCAGCAAAATATGCAAGTTCGTTCTACGGACCCTTCAGAAGTGCTTTAGACAGTGCTCCGAAAGATAATATGGAGATTCCGAAAGATAAAAAGACTTATCAGATGGATTTTCATAATTCCCGCGAAGCACTTAATGAAGTCTTTAAAGATATTGAAGAGGGAGCAGACATCATTATGATCAAGCCGGGGCTTCCATATTTGGATATTGTCACTAAAGTTCGTGAAGCGATCGATCTTCCGGTTGCAGTGTATAATGTAAGCGGAGAATATGCCATGGTAAAAGCTGCTGCACAGAACGGTTGGCTGGATAACGATAAAACGATCATTGAAAGCTTGACCTGCATCAAAAGAGCCGGAGCAGATATGATCTTTACGTATTTTTCCAAAGAAGCGGCAATGCTTTTAAACGGATAA
- a CDS encoding bacteriocin, with protein sequence MKKLTKKDLMKINGGNIRPPDANGNCPAGWYLCPSNICVYDNGGQSPIVPGSPHYNACFG encoded by the coding sequence ATGAAAAAGTTAACGAAAAAAGATTTAATGAAAATCAACGGTGGAAATATCCGTCCGCCGGATGCCAACGGAAACTGTCCTGCAGGATGGTACCTGTGTCCGTCCAATATCTGTGTTTATGATAACGGCGGCCAGAGCCCTATTGTTCCGGGAAGCCCCCATTACAATGCATGCTTTGGTTAA
- a CDS encoding ABC transporter ATP-binding protein: MIYGTLFLTFLGALAAQVNPLVLKYTVDEVTKLTHLPHPMSEGIHVLVVISVILLGKELLNIFINFGQKFYGEKIRINVSSVLAQSAIDKILTYRVAYFNDENHESGKLQIRIDRGIESLTRLVQNFFIDMLPLFSNSIIALIIMYLQNVYVGLVSTIIVPIYFYVSSLQAKKLSGVRRTLRNQREQKTSGLLNLINSIMVIKSFVREKFEGKKQYDLQMQLMESQMFTRKTNFIYDGLKTFIEQFGVVLIILLTVYLVLDQQMTIGAIMLHIMLFNNVSAPIRQLHRIYDDMNDAMIYAEGYFDILNADDEKEPDGNFVEKEIKGNFELKNINFTYPNGTQALHDVSMKIENGKTTALVGLSGAGKSTIINLLCKFYLPDSGEILLDHVGLNEYDNTFLRNDLGLVLQKNHIFQGSIEDNIRYGNMNASFEEIEQAAKKAYLHEQILDLPDGYRHDATQLSGGQQQRIAIARLFLKDPPIIFLDEPTASLDAIATEQIKNSLDAIKAGRTVIIISHSLSQILDSDKIYVMKKGRVVESGTHDELVQINGTYREIFDASARSLNLDKLVNSLKM; this comes from the coding sequence ATGATCTACGGAACGCTGTTCCTTACTTTCTTAGGAGCCCTTGCCGCACAGGTAAACCCATTGGTGCTGAAATATACGGTAGATGAAGTAACGAAACTCACCCATCTCCCTCATCCGATGTCGGAAGGCATTCATGTATTGGTTGTAATCTCTGTCATTTTACTGGGAAAGGAATTACTGAACATTTTCATCAATTTCGGTCAGAAATTTTACGGTGAGAAAATCAGAATCAATGTCAGTTCCGTACTTGCGCAATCGGCAATTGATAAGATATTGACGTATCGAGTGGCTTATTTTAATGATGAAAACCACGAATCGGGAAAACTGCAGATCCGGATTGACCGAGGAATTGAAAGTCTGACGCGGCTGGTACAGAATTTTTTCATTGATATGCTGCCGCTGTTCTCCAATTCTATCATCGCACTGATTATCATGTATCTGCAAAACGTTTATGTTGGTCTTGTTTCTACGATCATTGTCCCAATTTACTTTTATGTGAGTTCCCTGCAGGCAAAAAAGCTTAGCGGGGTAAGAAGGACTTTAAGAAATCAGCGTGAACAAAAGACTTCCGGTTTATTAAACCTGATCAATTCCATTATGGTGATTAAAAGCTTTGTCCGCGAAAAGTTTGAAGGCAAAAAACAATACGACTTACAGATGCAGCTTATGGAAAGCCAGATGTTTACCCGGAAAACGAATTTTATTTATGATGGGCTGAAAACCTTTATCGAGCAGTTTGGTGTCGTATTAATCATTCTGCTGACGGTCTACCTGGTGCTGGATCAGCAGATGACCATCGGAGCAATAATGCTGCACATTATGCTGTTTAACAATGTTTCAGCACCGATCCGCCAATTGCATCGGATTTATGACGATATGAACGATGCGATGATCTATGCGGAAGGCTATTTTGATATCCTGAATGCAGATGATGAGAAGGAACCGGACGGAAATTTCGTGGAAAAAGAGATCAAAGGGAATTTTGAATTGAAAAATATCAATTTTACTTATCCGAATGGAACCCAGGCATTGCATGACGTCTCGATGAAAATAGAGAACGGAAAAACAACAGCTCTTGTAGGACTGAGCGGCGCGGGGAAATCGACCATCATCAATCTGCTGTGTAAATTTTACCTGCCGGATTCCGGGGAAATTCTGCTGGATCATGTGGGGCTTAATGAATATGATAATACTTTTCTCCGTAACGACCTTGGACTGGTGCTTCAGAAAAACCATATTTTCCAGGGAAGTATAGAAGACAACATCCGATATGGAAACATGAATGCCTCTTTTGAAGAAATTGAGCAAGCCGCCAAAAAAGCGTATCTTCACGAGCAGATCCTGGATTTGCCGGACGGATACAGGCATGATGCCACACAGCTTTCGGGAGGCCAGCAGCAGAGAATTGCCATTGCACGGTTATTTCTAAAAGATCCGCCGATTATTTTCCTGGACGAACCTACGGCAAGTCTCGACGCCATCGCCACCGAACAGATCAAAAATTCTCTGGATGCGATCAAAGCGGGCCGAACGGTGATCATCATTTCCCATTCGCTGTCGCAGATTCTGGATTCGGATAAAATTTATGTGATGAAAAAAGGCCGAGTCGTGGAAAGCGGAACCCATGACGAACTGGTGCAGATCAACGGAACCTACCGGGAAATCTTCGATGCCTCAGCAAGAAGCCTGAATCTGGATAAACTGGTAAACAGTCTTAAAATGTAA
- a CDS encoding YafY family protein, with translation MNDHYLKKLDRVTAILTQLQSKPLVRAQDLAKKFEVSVRTIYRDVKTLENAGIPIIGEAGSGYSLMEGYKLPPVMFTKEEVLSFITAEKLMQKFLHESLGNHYQNAMEKVRSVLKYSDKNLIENIEKQIDVFNYHPKTEDKIQNIIPIILESIAEKKQLTLEYETVDAQVSTRTIEVVGVFFEFNYWYIMAFCTLRNDFRQFRVDRILKIFKTQNPFLQEYGQINDYRQSPNGNRTRVRLLVEKKIIGHLVNSKKYYGLVEEIEREDGIELIFETDWIKEGFPRWLITFADYAEVLEPEFLKDSLKDLIKDILKKY, from the coding sequence ATGAACGACCATTATCTCAAAAAACTCGACCGGGTAACCGCTATTCTCACACAGCTGCAATCTAAACCTTTGGTGAGAGCACAGGACCTGGCTAAAAAATTCGAGGTAAGCGTCCGGACCATTTACCGGGATGTAAAGACCCTGGAAAATGCAGGAATTCCCATCATCGGTGAAGCCGGAAGCGGCTATTCCCTGATGGAAGGCTATAAGCTTCCGCCGGTAATGTTCACGAAAGAAGAAGTTCTGAGTTTTATCACGGCTGAGAAACTGATGCAGAAATTTTTGCATGAAAGTCTGGGAAACCATTACCAGAATGCGATGGAAAAGGTACGTTCTGTCCTGAAATATTCGGATAAAAACCTCATCGAGAATATTGAAAAGCAGATTGATGTTTTTAATTACCATCCCAAGACGGAAGACAAAATTCAGAATATCATTCCGATAATCCTTGAAAGCATTGCTGAAAAAAAGCAGCTGACCCTGGAATACGAAACGGTAGATGCCCAAGTTTCTACCCGGACCATCGAAGTAGTGGGTGTTTTCTTTGAGTTCAACTATTGGTATATTATGGCGTTCTGTACCTTGCGGAATGATTTCCGGCAATTCCGGGTAGACCGTATTTTGAAAATCTTCAAAACCCAAAACCCGTTCTTACAGGAATACGGACAGATCAACGATTACCGGCAGTCCCCAAACGGAAACAGAACGAGAGTGAGGCTTTTGGTGGAAAAAAAGATTATCGGACATCTGGTGAATTCCAAAAAATATTACGGCTTGGTAGAAGAGATTGAACGCGAAGACGGAATTGAGCTGATCTTCGAAACCGACTGGATCAAAGAAGGATTTCCACGCTGGCTGATTACGTTTGCCGATTATGCAGAGGTGCTGGAACCTGAATTTTTAAAGGATAGCCTTAAAGATTTGATTAAAGATATTTTAAAGAAATACTGA
- a CDS encoding DinB family protein, translating to MTTTATTTKKFITAEQILEHWQGHRNLTRRVIEAFPEKELFEFSIGGMRPFAKLAVELISIGGPGTKGIVENQMEGYDEEKFNPKTKEELLKKWDEETEIINRYFVQISEERFQETFNLFGQYEFPVYQNILYFIDNEVHHRGQGYTYLRALGIEPPFFWERFPVM from the coding sequence ATGACAACAACAGCAACTACCACGAAAAAATTCATCACAGCCGAACAAATTTTAGAGCACTGGCAAGGACACCGCAACCTGACCCGAAGAGTAATCGAAGCATTTCCTGAAAAAGAACTGTTCGAATTTTCAATTGGTGGTATGAGACCGTTCGCCAAACTGGCGGTCGAACTGATCAGCATTGGAGGACCAGGGACCAAAGGAATTGTTGAGAACCAAATGGAAGGTTACGATGAAGAGAAATTCAATCCGAAAACAAAGGAGGAGCTTCTGAAAAAATGGGATGAAGAAACGGAAATCATCAACCGGTATTTTGTACAGATCTCTGAGGAACGTTTCCAGGAAACTTTCAATCTGTTCGGGCAATATGAGTTCCCGGTATACCAGAACATTTTATATTTTATCGATAATGAAGTGCATCACCGCGGACAGGGTTATACTTACCTCAGGGCTTTAGGCATCGAGCCGCCATTCTTCTGGGAAAGATTCCCTGTGATGTAG
- a CDS encoding cob(I)yrinic acid a,c-diamide adenosyltransferase yields the protein MKIYTKTGDKGQTALYGGTRVSKASARVDSYGNIDELNSFIGIAKSHIEDEEVLRQLKKIQFDLFTVGSEAATPVDKLMLANGKSRLPLVISDVEVEELEHWMDAFDEKVEPLQYFILPGGGKAATFLHAARTICRRAERSLVFLNESEEVRPELIKYLNRLSDYLFVLARYISKINNEPEEYWNPNER from the coding sequence ATGAAAATTTATACGAAAACGGGCGATAAAGGCCAGACCGCACTTTACGGCGGGACCAGGGTTTCAAAGGCCAGCGCAAGGGTAGACAGCTACGGCAATATAGACGAATTGAATTCATTTATCGGGATTGCCAAAAGCCATATCGAAGATGAAGAAGTTTTAAGACAATTAAAAAAAATCCAGTTCGATTTATTTACTGTTGGCTCCGAAGCGGCAACTCCTGTTGATAAGCTGATGCTGGCGAATGGAAAATCGCGTCTGCCATTGGTCATTTCGGATGTTGAGGTTGAAGAGCTGGAACACTGGATGGATGCTTTCGACGAAAAGGTGGAACCCCTGCAATATTTTATTCTTCCCGGCGGCGGAAAAGCAGCTACTTTTCTGCATGCGGCCAGAACCATCTGCAGAAGAGCAGAACGTTCGCTGGTGTTCTTAAATGAATCGGAAGAAGTGCGTCCCGAACTGATCAAATACCTGAACCGGCTGTCGGATTATCTCTTTGTTCTGGCAAGATACATCTCTAAAATCAATAACGAACCGGAAGAATACTGGAATCCGAATGAAAGATAA
- a CDS encoding thiamine diphosphokinase has translation MKDKALLFINGDAPESFPDPEKYGLVACTDGAFHYLKKLGFPLEKLDFVSGDFDSHSGKDEGIYDEKFIYTPDQDKTDFQKALEIIMEKGFHQVEVLGGSGGEQDHFLGNLTVAFGCKDRMDIKFYDEFSEYYFIPKKITVTGVKGKLISLYPFPSVENITTQGLNWPLTKGNLSITSRIGTRNFAIEDEVSIEYEQGDLLIFIGKNYL, from the coding sequence ATGAAAGATAAAGCCCTACTTTTCATTAACGGAGACGCTCCTGAATCTTTCCCCGATCCAGAAAAATATGGGCTGGTAGCCTGTACCGATGGCGCCTTTCATTATCTGAAAAAGCTGGGCTTCCCGCTCGAAAAGTTGGATTTCGTTTCCGGTGATTTCGATTCGCATTCAGGAAAGGATGAAGGGATTTACGATGAAAAATTTATTTATACCCCGGATCAGGACAAAACCGATTTTCAAAAGGCCCTTGAAATTATAATGGAAAAAGGCTTTCATCAGGTAGAAGTGCTGGGCGGAAGTGGGGGAGAACAGGACCATTTTCTGGGAAATCTTACCGTAGCTTTCGGATGTAAAGACCGGATGGACATTAAATTTTATGACGAATTTTCCGAATATTATTTTATTCCTAAAAAAATAACGGTAACAGGAGTCAAAGGTAAATTGATTTCTCTTTATCCATTTCCTTCTGTAGAAAATATTACCACCCAAGGACTGAACTGGCCGCTGACCAAAGGAAATTTAAGCATCACTTCCAGAATAGGAACCCGGAATTTTGCCATAGAAGATGAAGTAAGCATTGAATATGAACAGGGTGATCTGCTGATTTTTATCGGGAAAAATTATTTGTGA
- a CDS encoding tyrosine-protein phosphatase, translating into MKSILKIPFLLLVFISVFSCRTQQISEPEYGQNTAEANLFKLKKKSFKRIENLGIQEIIDLRNSKEIAKKPDRLPEGIAYKNYSAFEDEGDQLDQAKKLVLKGKVNGADAEKRMLDFYRNYVTEHPEVIRKIITEILDSDTPVLYHCTAGKDRTGIITALILTILRFDKETIYNDYLLSNNYREKLVKRRLSLSRDLHFIYPKLDIGVLEKLSWVQTSYLDAAFNEINKKYGSTDRYIQEVLGISENKREEYIQKFTY; encoded by the coding sequence ATGAAATCCATTCTAAAAATACCTTTTCTTTTGCTCGTATTCATCAGTGTGTTCTCCTGCAGAACACAGCAAATTTCCGAACCGGAATACGGACAAAATACCGCTGAGGCTAATCTTTTTAAGCTCAAAAAGAAATCGTTTAAAAGAATTGAAAACCTGGGAATACAGGAAATCATCGATCTGCGGAATTCAAAAGAAATCGCTAAGAAGCCGGATCGCCTTCCGGAAGGAATTGCCTATAAAAATTATTCAGCATTTGAAGATGAAGGAGACCAGCTGGATCAGGCAAAAAAACTAGTTTTGAAAGGAAAAGTAAACGGTGCCGATGCCGAAAAAAGAATGCTGGATTTCTACAGGAATTATGTAACGGAACATCCCGAAGTCATCAGAAAAATCATCACGGAAATTTTAGACTCCGATACACCTGTTTTGTATCATTGTACTGCCGGAAAGGACCGTACGGGAATCATTACAGCTCTGATCCTTACGATTTTGAGGTTTGATAAGGAAACGATTTATAACGATTATCTTTTATCTAACAATTACAGAGAAAAATTGGTGAAGCGGCGTCTCAGCCTGTCCCGAGACCTTCATTTCATTTATCCTAAACTGGATATCGGTGTACTGGAAAAATTAAGTTGGGTACAAACTTCTTATCTTGATGCTGCATTTAACGAAATTAATAAGAAATACGGTTCAACAGATCGATATATTCAAGAGGTTTTGGGAATCTCTGAAAATAAACGGGAAGAATATATTCAGAAGTTCACATATTGA
- a CDS encoding arginine decarboxylase, with translation MKIKYSELIDQTLYFPTEEFNVSENNLLFHDIPLMEVVEKFGTPLKLSYLPRISQNIQKAKSWFKEAFEKTEYKKNYTYCYCTKSSHFKFVLEEALKNDISIETSSAYDMDIVKSLYHEGKVTKDIEVICNGFKTDDYLAKISEMINSGFENITPILDNYRELDKLTESIDTTFDIGIRIASEEEPKFEFYTSRLGIGYKDIIPYYSQKIAEHPNARLKMLHFFINTGIKDTAYYWNELYKCLRVYARLKKIAPEVNSLNIGGGFPIKTSLQFDYDYQYMVEEIVSQIKKFCEEEGVEEPNIYTEFGSFTVGESGANIYKIISQKRQNDREKWNMIDSSFMTTLPDTWAISRHFIMLPLNRWDDTYERVFLGGLTCDSDDYYNSEQHTNAIYLPVFSDTKPLYIGFFHTGAYQETIGGYGGVHHCLMPQPRHILIHKDENGNLQYEIFREKQEPEDILKLLGYK, from the coding sequence ATGAAAATAAAGTACTCGGAACTTATTGATCAGACGTTGTATTTCCCTACCGAGGAATTCAATGTTTCTGAGAACAATTTGTTGTTCCACGATATTCCTTTAATGGAAGTAGTGGAAAAATTTGGCACTCCGCTAAAGCTTAGCTATCTGCCGAGAATTTCTCAGAATATCCAGAAAGCCAAAAGCTGGTTTAAGGAAGCCTTCGAGAAAACCGAATATAAAAAGAATTATACGTATTGCTACTGCACAAAATCCAGTCATTTCAAATTCGTTCTTGAAGAAGCGTTGAAAAACGATATCTCGATTGAAACTTCTTCCGCCTATGACATGGATATCGTGAAATCCCTTTATCACGAAGGAAAAGTAACGAAAGATATAGAAGTAATCTGCAACGGTTTCAAAACCGATGATTACCTGGCGAAAATATCAGAAATGATCAATAGCGGTTTTGAAAATATTACGCCAATTCTGGATAATTACCGTGAATTGGATAAGCTTACAGAGAGCATCGACACGACTTTTGATATCGGAATCAGGATTGCTTCCGAGGAAGAGCCGAAATTCGAATTTTATACCTCAAGATTAGGAATCGGATATAAGGATATCATTCCGTATTACAGCCAGAAAATTGCCGAGCACCCGAATGCAAGGCTGAAAATGCTTCATTTCTTTATTAATACGGGAATCAAAGACACGGCATATTACTGGAACGAATTATATAAATGTCTCCGTGTATATGCACGTCTGAAGAAAATTGCTCCCGAAGTAAATTCATTAAATATCGGTGGTGGTTTCCCTATTAAAACGTCTTTGCAGTTTGATTACGATTACCAGTACATGGTGGAAGAAATCGTTTCCCAGATCAAAAAATTCTGTGAAGAAGAAGGCGTTGAAGAACCGAATATTTATACCGAATTCGGAAGCTTTACCGTAGGGGAAAGCGGCGCGAACATTTACAAAATCATTTCCCAAAAGCGTCAGAACGACAGGGAAAAGTGGAACATGATCGACTCTTCTTTCATGACAACCCTTCCCGATACCTGGGCAATTTCAAGACACTTCATCATGCTTCCGTTAAACCGTTGGGATGATACCTATGAAAGGGTGTTCTTAGGTGGATTAACCTGTGATTCCGATGATTATTACAATTCCGAACAGCATACCAATGCCATTTACCTGCCTGTCTTCAGTGATACCAAACCTTTATACATCGGTTTTTTCCACACAGGAGCTTATCAGGAGACCATTGGCGGTTACGGCGGAGTTCATCACTGCTTGATGCCGCAGCCAAGACATATCCTGATTCATAAAGATGAAAACGGCAATTTGCAGTACGAGATTTTCCGTGAAAAACAGGAACCGGAAGACATATTGAAACTCTTAGGATATAAATAA